One genomic window of Nicotiana sylvestris chromosome 10, ASM39365v2, whole genome shotgun sequence includes the following:
- the LOC138879095 gene encoding uncharacterized protein — MTSNIVESLNAVTKYARELPIVELLEYMRTLLECWTKEKLLKAKGTFTYLGYKFNKELDDNRTLSHKLRVRASTDYIHIGIDGVRRYIVCLENKKCSCGQFQLDELPCPHVFAVLRHKDESFEKYCSPYYTRVNLLRTYEIPVNLLPDESKWNVPQHITEEVVNPPKGEKRQPGRPQKERYKIFDEINSKKYKISCGNCEGEGHNKRSCKNVPKKK; from the exons ATGACATCAAACATTGTAGAGTCGTTGAATGCTGTAACAAAATATGCAAGAGAGCTGCCGATAGTAGAACTATTAGAGTATATGAGGACCCTTCTTGAATGTTGGACGAAAGAAAAGTTATTAAAAGCAAAGGGTACATTCACATACCTTGGATACAAATTTAACAAAGAGTTGGATGACAACAGAACATTGTCGCACAAGCTTAGA gtgagggcttcaacagaCTACATCCATATAGGAATAGATGGTGTGAGGCGCTATATTGTTTGTCTTGAAAACAAGAAATGTAGTTGTGGGCAATTCCAGCTTGATGAACTACCTTGTCCACATGTTTTTGCTGTTTTAAGACACAAGGATGAGTCTTTTGAAAAATATTGTTCTCCTTATTACACAAGGGTGAACCTATTGCGTACTTATGAAATACCAGTAAATCTGTTGCCTGATGAAAGCAAATGGAATGTACCACAACATATAACTGAAGAAGTAGTAAATCCACCTAAAGGAGAGAAAAGGCAGCCAGGAAGACctcaaaaagaaagatacaaaatatTTGATGAAATAAATTCAAAGAAGTACAAGATTTCATGCGGCAACTGCGAAGGagaagggcataacaaaagatcttgcaagaatgtacccaaaaagaaataa